The Magnetococcales bacterium genome includes a window with the following:
- the parC gene encoding DNA topoisomerase IV subunit A, whose translation MAESVSSVEEGIFHEELERRYLAYALSTIISRSLPDVRDGLKPVHRRILFAMEALGLAAKSPFKKSARVVGDVIGKFHPHGDQAAYDAMVRLAQEFAARYPLVEGQGNFGNVDGDSAAAMRYTEARLTRVAEALLEGLDEDCVDFIPTYDGSLQEPLVLPARFPNLLANGATGIAVGMSTAIPPHNVGEILEACLHLLDHPEASVLDLMRFVPGPDFPTGGVLVSEEEDLRTAYQEGRGSLRLRARIEREELKRGQWHLVVREIPYQVQKARLIENIARQIVEKKCLFLEDIRDESDETLRIVLEPRNRSIDPELVQAYLFKHTDLEVRIPVNFNVITAATRPEVMDLKGLLMAWLDHRFQVQTRRDSHELAKLRERLHLLAAYLLVHLNIDEVIAIIKESEDPAPRLMERFGLDAGQAEAILNLRLRALRRLEEMLIRQEMAQKEERARELEGRLADEVRMWNVIRLDLKQTKESFADARRTRIEVAVTQVELKPADLVDREPVTLILSDKGWVRLLKGHDDLDPQKLRFKGDDQLSLMVRTHAHRTVTWVMASGRVYSLMADRIDSAKRTGEPLTMFFDLEPEDPVAWMMEVDEEKEYFISTELGQGMRLQGVHLVSNQRKGKQLFSWNPGDRLLHILPVSGDHVACIHSGRRLLVCPLETFPKASGGKGVRICRLNKGEVVVDVTTFEVEKGVHLDSGKRQKHILPLDPWLGARGGRGAVLPHGFLGGAVFPGTGVVPRAVRQGDLFYGELA comes from the coding sequence GTGGCGGAAAGCGTTTCTTCCGTAGAGGAAGGCATTTTTCACGAGGAGTTGGAGCGGCGCTATCTGGCGTATGCCCTCTCCACCATCATCAGCCGCTCCCTTCCGGATGTGCGGGATGGCCTCAAACCCGTACACCGGCGCATTCTGTTCGCCATGGAGGCCTTGGGACTGGCGGCGAAGTCGCCGTTCAAGAAGTCGGCCCGGGTGGTGGGCGACGTCATCGGCAAGTTCCATCCCCACGGGGACCAGGCGGCTTACGACGCCATGGTGCGACTGGCCCAGGAGTTCGCCGCCCGCTATCCCCTGGTCGAAGGGCAGGGCAACTTCGGCAACGTGGACGGGGATTCGGCAGCCGCCATGCGCTACACCGAAGCCCGCCTGACCCGGGTGGCCGAGGCCCTTCTGGAAGGGTTGGACGAGGATTGCGTCGACTTCATCCCGACCTACGACGGCTCGTTGCAGGAGCCCCTGGTTTTGCCGGCGCGCTTCCCCAACCTGTTGGCCAATGGGGCGACCGGTATCGCCGTGGGCATGTCCACGGCCATTCCGCCCCACAATGTGGGGGAGATCCTGGAAGCCTGTCTGCACCTGCTGGATCACCCCGAAGCCAGCGTTCTCGACCTGATGCGCTTTGTTCCAGGCCCCGATTTCCCCACCGGCGGCGTTCTGGTTTCCGAGGAGGAGGATCTGCGCACCGCCTATCAGGAGGGCAGGGGATCGTTGCGGCTGCGGGCGCGCATCGAACGGGAGGAGCTGAAACGCGGGCAATGGCATCTGGTGGTGCGGGAGATCCCCTATCAGGTGCAAAAGGCGCGTTTGATCGAAAACATCGCCCGTCAGATCGTGGAGAAGAAGTGTCTCTTCCTGGAGGATATCCGGGACGAGTCGGACGAGACCCTGCGCATCGTGCTGGAGCCCCGCAATCGCAGCATCGACCCGGAACTGGTGCAGGCCTATCTGTTCAAGCACACCGATTTGGAAGTGCGGATTCCGGTCAACTTCAACGTGATCACGGCGGCCACCCGGCCCGAAGTGATGGATCTCAAGGGCCTGCTGATGGCCTGGCTGGATCACCGCTTCCAGGTGCAAACCCGTCGGGATTCCCACGAACTGGCCAAACTCCGGGAGCGGTTGCATCTGCTGGCGGCCTACCTGCTGGTTCACCTCAACATCGACGAGGTGATTGCCATCATCAAGGAGAGCGAGGATCCGGCGCCGCGTCTCATGGAGCGTTTCGGGCTCGACGCCGGCCAGGCGGAGGCCATTCTCAATCTGCGGCTGCGGGCCTTGCGGCGCCTGGAAGAGATGCTGATCCGCCAGGAGATGGCCCAGAAGGAAGAGCGGGCCCGGGAGCTGGAAGGGCGTTTGGCGGATGAAGTACGCATGTGGAATGTGATCCGCCTGGATCTGAAGCAGACCAAGGAATCCTTCGCCGATGCCCGTCGGACCCGCATCGAGGTGGCCGTGACCCAGGTGGAGCTGAAGCCGGCGGATCTGGTGGATCGGGAGCCGGTGACGCTGATCTTGTCGGACAAGGGGTGGGTGCGTCTGCTCAAGGGCCACGACGATCTGGATCCCCAGAAGCTGCGTTTCAAGGGGGACGATCAACTGTCGCTGATGGTGCGCACCCATGCCCACCGCACGGTGACGTGGGTCATGGCTTCGGGAAGGGTCTATTCGTTGATGGCGGACCGAATCGATTCGGCCAAGCGGACCGGCGAGCCGTTGACCATGTTTTTCGACCTCGAACCGGAGGATCCGGTGGCCTGGATGATGGAGGTCGACGAGGAGAAGGAGTATTTCATCAGCACCGAACTGGGGCAGGGCATGCGGCTTCAGGGGGTTCATCTGGTGTCCAATCAGCGGAAGGGGAAGCAGTTGTTCAGTTGGAATCCGGGGGATCGCCTGCTGCACATCCTGCCGGTTTCCGGGGACCATGTGGCCTGCATTCACAGTGGCCGGCGGCTGCTGGTCTGTCCTCTGGAGACCTTCCCCAAGGCTTCGGGAGGCAAGGGGGTGCGCATCTGCCGACTCAACAAGGGCGAGGTGGTGGTGGATGTTACCACCTTTGAGGTGGAGAAGGGGGTACACCTTGACTCCGGCAAGAGACAGAAGCATATTCTGCCGCTGGATCCCTGGCTGGGAGCGCGCGGCGGACGGGGTGCGGTACTGCCCCACGGCTTCCTGGGCGGGGCGGTGTTTCCGGGTACGGGAGTCGTTCCGAGGGCGGTTCGGCAAGGCGACCTGTTTTATGGAGAGCTGGCCTGA